One genomic window of Anthonomus grandis grandis chromosome 3, icAntGran1.3, whole genome shotgun sequence includes the following:
- the LOC126734493 gene encoding uncharacterized protein LOC126734493 yields MTDISDGYGYDFDQDKEYTLPEKSKKKKECRIKIRGRYINIPTRSSSSESECEESDLESHLTRNNPGCSTSSYKTSNSAMQFKVNSKTEIKKSSHPSSVQLQTNFNRNISGCSTTLTLNTSKQKVPLVKDGNIEDPETEYYNSYNTATSHDTTDSKEDNLINETNKKLTRKRQKNTSEWACNIRKTKFDRGLEYISSRKKVVPAREIKNKKDCLQKCLFKCSRIISDEQRKEIFKNYYLLSAVEKKNYILNTTKVDSPWRRRKGKKPDNSRKKRTFIYYFELNGQPIQVCKDFYTGTLCISQKPIYTTHKNKTVTNTLTKSIQGKHQKRVTSPEAIDFVKEHINLVPRVESHYCRKNRNKEYVESGLSIKKLYELYVDLAKEREKAPVSFSVYRKTFCNNFNIAFHKPRKDRCDTCA; encoded by the exons ATGACTGATATTAGTGATGGCTACGGTTATGATTTTGACCAAGACAAGGAATATACATTacctgaaaaatcaaaaaagaaaaaagaatgcag aattaaaattcgTGGTCGTTATATTAACATTCCAACCCGATCCAGTAGCAGTGAAAGCGAATGTGAAGAGTCAGACTTAGAAAGCCATTTAACTAG aAACAATCCTGGCTGCTCTACTAGCTCGTATAAGACTTCTAATTCTGCAATGCAATTTAAAGTAAACAGCAAAACTGAGATTAAAAAATCTTCTCATCCGTCTTCTGTTCAGctgcaaacaaattttaatag aaatatttccGGTTGTTCCACTACGTTAACGCTAAACACCTCAAAACAAAAAGTGCCCTTAGTAAAAGATGGTAATATTGAAGACCCTGAAACAGAGTATTATAATTCTTATAACACAGCAACCTCACATGATACTACGGATTCTAAAGAAGATAATTTGATAAATGAGACAAACAAAAAGTTAACAcgcaaaagacaaaaaaatacatCCGAATGGGCATGCaatataagaaaaactaaatttgatcGGGGCCTTGAATATATTTCTTCGCGAAAAAAGGTCGTTCCCGCCAGGgagattaaaaacaaaaaagattgtttacaaaaatgcttatttaaatGCTCTCGAATAATAAGCGATGAACAACGAAaggagatttttaaaaattattatctgcTTTCAGCTGTTGAAAAAAagaactatattttaaacactaCTAAAGTTGATAGTCCCTGGCGGAGAAGGAAAGGAAAAAAGCCTGATAATTCAAGAAAAAAGAGAacctttatatattattttgagttAAATGGTCAACCAATTCAAGTTTGCAAAGACTTTTATACAGGAACTTTATGTATAAGTCAGAAACCAATTTATACAACTCACAAAAATAAAACGGTGACTAACACATTGACTAAAAGTATACAGGGAAAACATCAGAAAAGGGTAACGTCACCTGAAGCTATAGATTTTGTTAAAGAGCACATAAACTTGGTTCCTCGTGTGGAATCACATTATTGTCGCAAGAACCGTAACAAAGAATATGTCGAAAGTGGattaagcattaaaaaattatatgaacttTATGTGGATTTGGCAAAAGAACGCGAAAaagctccagtttcattttctgtttatagaaaaacattctgcaataattttaacattgcTTTTCATAAGCCACGCAAAGACAGATGTGATACGTGCGCATAA